The genomic DNA ATGGGCTGCGGAATGCCGAACTTTATCTGCGTTTTCTAACATAGACGACGCGGACTATGCTAAAGTCCGACGCAGCGTCAATGCGGTTTACTCATTTCGCATAATATATATTATGTCTTATTTAGGTTTCTTGTAAGCAGTAACGTGGCTCTTTACTCAAGAATTCAAAGACGATTGGACATCCTTCGAGGTCAAAGGCATTACGGATGCCATTTTCGAGGTAGCGCTTATACGGCTCGTTAAGGAGTTCTGCTTTATTACAAAATAACTTGAACTTAAACGGAAAGTTTTGGCAACATACCAGATAATAGACTTTAAAGCGTTTCTTACCGACGGATGCCGGTGGTTGGCGTTCCAGTAGATTTTGAACAATTCGATTGAGTTTTCCCGTTGAAATTGTCTGTTGCGCACGTTTATAAAGCTCAATAATGGCTTTTAGTAAATCATTTGGATTACCGTTCTTTGCAGATGTAAAAATGACCGATTTTTGTCCCGGTAATTCTGCTTGAATGGCCTCTAAAAAGCGTTTTTGGAATTCCGTCCGTGTACACCCTAAAAGATCTTCTCGTGCTAAATCCCATTTATTGACGACTAGTAACAGGCATTTGTGCTCGTTCATGATCTGACGAATGCGCTGTTGATCCTGCCGCGTAATCCCTGTCAAGGCATCAATGATATAAACGACGACATCGGCCTCTAAAATGGCATCACGTGAGCGTAAGGTTGAGAAAAATTCGACCGAGCTATCAATTTTCTTCTTCGTACGAAGTCCCGCTGTATCGATGAGTTCCAACGTATAATTTTGATGCTGAAACCGACACCGAACGGCATCGCGTGTAGTTCCTGCAATCGGACTTTCAATGAGTCGCGGTTCGTTTAAGAGTGCATTGGCAATCGAAGACTTTCCGACATTGGGCCGTCCAACGAGGCAGAACTTGATATCGGCTGCTTCTAAATCCGAAGGGTGCTCGTTGTTTTCTCGGATAATCTTTCTCAAAGCTTCTTCTCCATAGCCATGTTCGGCTGAAACCGCGATAGGTTCTCCGAGTCCGAGTTGGAAAAATTCGTCGTAAAAGAAACGCTGCTTTTCGCTATCGATTTTATTCACGACCAGAAAAACTTTTCGTCCAGAGGTACGTAATCGCTGAGCAATTTCCTGATCGAGAGCCGTTACGCCTGCGCGTCCATCGACGACAAAAAAAATGACGTCGGATTGCTGAATCGCAAGATCGACTTGATGTTCGACAGAGCTTGATAAATTGTCGCAAATAACACCAACGCCGCCCGTATCCATCAAAAAAATCCCCTCGCCTAACGGCGCTTCAATAATATCACGCGTCACACCAGCTTGATCATGAACAATCGCCACACGTTTCTGAACCAGCCGATTAAATAGCCGGCTTTTGCCAACATTAGGACGCCCTACAATCGCAATTCTCACGGCACACATTCCGCGGATTTTACCGCTTTCGCAAGCTTAATCCGGATGGAGATTTTTGACTTCCTGTTCGAATTCATGCGTTTCGTGAAAATTTTTGTAGATACTCGCAAACCTCAGGTACGCGATCGGATCCGTTTCCTTCAGCACTTGCATAACGATTTGTCCAATTTCCTCAGAAGTAATTTTTGTTGTATGGTTTCCTTGGATCTGGTTCAAAATCTGCTGCATGGCGTGTTCAATCTTCTTTTCACTCAACGCATCAGCTTTAATGGCTTTTCGTAGACCACTGGCGATTTTCTCGCTATCAAATTCTTCCTCCTGCAAGTTTCGCTTAGCGACGACAAGTTCTGGTGGACAGAGCGTCTCTAGGGTCGAAAATTTATAGCCACATTCCGGACACTTCCGACGACGACGGATACTGCTCTGATCCGGTGCAACACGTGTATCGGTTACCTTGGTGTCGCTATATTGGCAATGAGGACACTTCATGACGGAAACACCGCTGCGAGTATGGTCCTTTTGATATCGGCAACATCTTGAATAGTACCCCCATATAAGATCTGATAGAGGGCGTTAACGACCGGTGCCGATATCGATTTTTCCTCAAAGATATGATGGAAGGTTTTAACAGAACGGTAACCTTCGATCGCAGCAACCGACTGCGTAAATAACTTATGTGGATCATAATCTTGTATCAGCGATTCCCCAAAGGTACGGTTGCGGCTCCACGATCCCGAGCAAGTTGCTAAAAAGTCCCCAATGCCACTCGGACCGTAAAATGTTTCCGTTTGTGCGCCGAGCTTTTGTCCGATCATAATCATTTCCTGCAGACAGGTCATCATATAGGAACATTTTGCATTCATGCCGAGTTGAAGACCATCGAAAATCCCTGCCCCGATCGCGTAAATATTTTTCAAACATCCCCCGAGCTCAACGCCAATAACATCTGCTGACGGGAGGATCGTCATATTGGGAAAGTGAAACGCTAAATTTTGGCAATCCGGATTTTTCGATGCTAATACCACAGTTGTTGGTAGACCTAAGGCAACTTCACGCGCATAAGAAGGGCCCGATAGAACACCAAAAGGATTATTGGGGAATCGACGCGCAATGTACATACTGGGTAATTCCCAGGTCTCTCCCGGTAGCCCCTTACAAAACGAAATAATCGGGACCGATGCCGGTAATCCCGCTTCTTGAATATGTTTGCCGACATCATCAATCGCTGCCGAAGGACAAACTAAAAATAAAACATCACAGGCTTTTAACTCATTGTAACGGTGCGTAACGGTAATCGCTTCGGGAATTTCGATACCGGGAAAGAACGTAATATTTTCGTGGTGCGTATTAATTTCCGCAGCATCCTGGGCATTTTTCGTAATGAGCGTCACGGTATGGTGCGCGCGCCAGCTACTCAACGCGACCGCGGTCCCCCATGCGCCAGCCCCCAAAATGGCAATGTTCATCACAAAAAGCTTAAATGTATATCCATGCTGAAGTCAACTCCGTAGGTCTTGGTGGATTTTCTCTACGATATCGTCTGTCGTCAGGTGGTATTTTGTTAAAAGATCCGCATCATTAGTTGCATGTGGCAGAAACTGATCGGGCCAGGCGAAACAATGGAGGCGTACGGGGATTTGGTTTTGTTGAAAAAAGCTCGCAACCGCGCTGCCGAAGCCGCTTGTCACAACGTGGTCTTCAAGCGTATAAAGATAGTCATGTTTTTCGGCACAATGGCGTAGAAGAGCCTCATCAAGTGGTTTAACGAAACGCGCATTGATAATCGTACAATCGCAGAACAGTTTTTGCGCGACTTCTTGAGCCATGCCCACTTTTTCGCCGAGAGCGATGAGCGCAATGCGCTGACCTTCCTGAAGGATTTCACTCCGGCCGATTTGAATGGGCATATGTTGTTTGGGTTTTGTGACCGTTGTTCGTGGATAGCGGATGGCACAGGGACGACTCCAGGTAATGGCCGCGGTTAACATCATCGCCAGCTCCTCTGTGTCGCTGGGCTGCATAATGATGAGATTAGGAACGGCACTAAGCCAAGCGAGATCGAAAAGTCCATGGTGTGTGGGGCCCTCTTGGGGACAAAGACCAGCGCGATCGATCGCAAAAATAACCGGAAGATTTTGGAGCGCTACATCATGAAAGATATTGTCGAATGCGCGTTGCAAAAAGGTAGAATAAATCGCGCAAACGGGAATGAGGCCCATTTTAGCCAATCCGGCAGTAAAGGTAACCGCATGTCCCTCGGCAATCCCAACATCAAAAAAGTTTTGTGGGAATTTTTGCTGAAATTCTTGTAGCCCAGTTCCGGTGGACATTGCCGCGGTAATGGCGACAATTTTTTTGTTTTTTTTGGTCAATTGACAGAGCGTATGGCCCAAAGTCTGTGAGTATCCCTGTGTCGGTATTGGAGAAATACTGTGTTCTTCTGGCGTAACGGTTTGTTGTCCACCGTATCCCTTTTGTGTTTTAACGTGAAGGAGGACCGGTTTGGTTTCTTGTTTGCAAAATTCCAGCACATCGACGAGTTCTTCAAGGTTATGGCCATCGATGGGACCAATGTAGCGCAAACCGTAGTATTCAAAGAAAGAGGATGGTAAAACAAGTGCTTTGATGGCACGTTTAAGAGCGGATAGCCCGTGAATAATTTGCTTCCCGACCCAAATCTTACGGAGGGCATTTTTAAGCCATGTTTTGGTACGGTTATAGGGCGTACTGAGTATCAGGCCCTTGAGATAACGTGCGATAAAGCCGACATTGGGCGCAATGGCATAACCGTTATCGTTGATCACAATAATGAGCTTTGTAGATCCGACATTATTGAGTGCCTCGAGTGTTAACCCATTTGTTAAAGAGGCATCGCCCAAAACGGCAATTACATGGTCATCATCTTTGTGAAGATCGCGGGCTTTCGCGAGACCCAGTGCTAACGAGAGCGCCGTACCGGCGTGGCCACAGAAAAAATGATCATGGATGCTTTCTGAAGGAGACGTAAAGCCTGAAAGGCCTCCGGTCTGACGCAACGTTGGGAATAACGCTTCCCGGCCGGTGAGGAGTTTATGAGCGTAACATTGGTGGGAGACATCAAAAATAATTTGGTCTCGGGGAGATTGAAAGACTTTATGGAGCGCTAGGGTTAGTTCGACAATACCGAGGTTCGAAGCGAGATGTCCCCCATTGCGACGCGTTACCGTCTCAATCTGTTGACGAATCTGACGTGCTTGGGCGCGAAGGTACGAAAAAGAGGTCGATAGCGTCATAACGCATACGACCGTGTGTTTTTTTATTAATAAATCGAAAGCTCAAAAATTACGCCGCTTGACGAATAATTTCGAGAAAATCGTCTGCAACGAGTGAAGCGCCTCCAATCAATCCTCCCGTGATATCGGGTTGTGCCAGCAGTGTAGCGGCATTATTGGGCTTCATCGAGCCTCCGTAAAGGATATGAATGGTGTTATCGTTAAAATGCTTTGAAAGTAGTTGCCGAATCACGTGGTGTACTTCTTGGGCAATTTCCGGTGTAGCGGTTTTGCCTGTACCGATCGCCCAAATCGGTTCATACGCAATTACAAGATTGGAGTTAGTGACATCCTTTAATGCCGCGGTTACTTGGCGTTCGATGACCACGAGCGTTTGATTCTGTTCCCGTTCTTCAAGAGATTCTCCAACACAGATAATTGGAATGAGTTGATGTTGTTGTGCTAATTTTACCTTCTGGTTTACTAACTCATCTGTCTCAAAAAACAAGGACCGACGTTCACTGTGACCGATAATCACATACTGAACGCCTAGATCCGTTAGCATATTTGGCGCAATTTCTCCGGTAAATGCACCCTTTTCCTGGCAATAGACATTCTGTGCACCTAAGGCGATCGGTGTTCCCTTTAGTAGCTGAGCACAGCGATCGAGTGCCGTAAACGGAGGGCAAATCGCAACCGAAACACCCGATGGTATTTTTAACAATTCCTGAACGAGTTGCGCCGCTTCCGTCGACGTCTTATTCATCTTCCAATTCCCTACAATTAACTTGGTCATAAAAAAGTCCGTAATTTTTCCCACATGTGTTCTAATGCGATTGGGAGTACTTTGGTATCCGCAATCACCGGCATAAAATTCGTATCCCCATCCCAACGAGGTACGAGATGACAGTGAAGATGTTGCGGAATACCCGCTCCGGCAGCATGGCCTAAATTCATCCCGATATTAATACCGTCGGGCGTTAGGGCTTTTTGGAGCATCTGTTCCGAACGGATAATGGTTTGAAAAAAATCTGTTTGTTCTTCAGGAGATAATGCACTCAGTTCCCCAATCTCGCGCTGCGGTAAAACTAATAGATGTCCCGCATTATACGGATAACGGTTGAGGACTACAAAACTTAAGGATGTCCGAAAAAGTAATAGGGATGTGCGTTCATCCGGATTGTTTAGAATTTCTAAAAAGGGATTACCCTTCGATTTTTGCGGAGTATCAATATACAGAACGCGCCAGTACGCGTGTAGATAATTCACCCAAGTGATGGTAATGAACGTGCGAAAAATGCCAACATATATCTTGACACCCTCCGAAGTTTTTGGAGAAATCGCCGCAGAATTTAACTATGGCGAAATCCAAGGAGGAAGTGCGGGAGTTGGTACGGAAAATTATCGGGGAAATCGCACCCGATGAGGATGTGAGTGGCCTAAAACCCGATGTTCCGTTGCGCGAACAGCTCGATCTCGATTCCATGGACTTTTTGGATATCGTTATGGAATTGCGTAAACAGTATTCGATTGAGGTTCCGGAGGCGGACTATCCTCAACTGGAGTCCCTCGATAGCTGTGCCAACTACCTCGTCGAGAAATTTCATTAGGGAGCGTGCCCTACCCTGGCTTTCAGTTTGAGGTTACCCATCGGGACTCCCATACGCATGCACGCTGTGGTCGGTTAACAACACCACATGGTGTTTTAAAGACACCCGCCTTTATTTTTTGCGCCACGAAGGGGGCGATGAAGTCGCTCACGATGCAACAGATGCGGGAATCTGGTGCAGAGATTATTTTATCCAACACCTATCATCTCTATCTCCAACCAGGGCCCGATTTTGTTCAAAAACGCGGTGGACTCCATAAAATGATGGGCTGGGATGGGCCGATGCTGACGGATTCAGGTGGTTTTCAGATCTTTAGTCTCGGTCATGGTGGTGTTGCGAATGAGATTAAGGGCCACCGTCATTGTTCTATCCCCAAAACTCTTTTAAAAATCGACGAACATGGGGCGGGATTTCGCTCTTATATCGATGGTCAGAAGAAAATTCTGACGCCAGAGCTTTCAATCGAAATCCAACAAAAACTTGGTGCGGATCTCATTCTCGTACTCGATGAGTGTACGCCTTTTCATGTAGAACGCCGCTATACGGAACAGTCCATGGAACGAAGCCATCGTTGGGCGATCCGTAGCCGGGAACAATTTCAAAAATCCCCAACCCCTCAGGGACTTTACGGGATCATTCAAGGTGGAATTTACGAGGATCTCCGAAAGCGCAGCACACAGTTTATCGCAGAACAAGATTTCTTTGGGCAAGCGATTGGCGGCAGTCTCGGAGGCGATCGGCAACAAATGTACGACGTCGTCGATAAGACCTGTTCGATGATGCATCCTCATCGTCCAACGCACCTGCTCGGCATTGGGGGTATCCGCGATCTTTGGCATGGTGTTGCTCAGGGCATCGATACCTTTGATTGCGTACATCCAACACGGCTCGCGCGCCACGGAGGAGCACTTCTCTACCCCGAGATGGCAGAAGGCAAGGAATTTATCAGCCTCAAAAACGCTCGTTTTGCCGAGGATACAGAGCCAGTTGATCCAACCTGTTCTTGTTATTGTTGCAAAAATTTCACACGTGCTTATATCCACTATCTCTTCAAGGCGCGAGAGTTGTTGGGTGGGCAGTTGTTAGCGATCCATAATGTCGCGTTTATGATGCGTTTAGTACGGGAAATACGTGATGCGATTCGGGATGGGAATTTTCGGGAAAAGGGACGCCTCCGGGGCATGTTGTAAACACGATTATAGATATTCCGTGTTTGCGATTCTTTGCGAACCCTTTCATTTTTGTTACTTAGCGTTACGCGCACGCTGGGTACATTGTTTAGATTTTTTGTATGTTTTGTTTCGCGGCTACCCACGCAGCTGGCTGTTCATGACACTCGACAAAACACTGAGACTCGAATATTTTTTAGAATCCCCCTTTGCGATTAGTAAACGCTACTTACAGCTACGCCTAGATTCTGACATTTACCAATACGGCGAGACGCCAATGCGTACTCTAGAACGCATAGCGCAACGTTTAAAGCTTTCATCCGATGATCACGTGTTTGAACTCGGTGCCGGTACGGGGCGATGTGCCTTTTGGCTCGCCTGCTTACATCATTGCCGTGTAACGGGGATTGAACGCATTGCGCTTTTTGCTGATTTTGCCAACTCTGTTGTTCGAAACTATGGTCTTCAGGATCAAGTTCAATTCATTCACGGGGATTTTCTCGAAAAAAATCTCTCCCAAGCGACTGTCATTTACCTCTATGGCACCAAGATGAGTGATACGGAAATTGAAGCATTTATTTTAAACCTTCAGAATACAAGTTTGGGAACGCGTATTGTGACCGTGAGCTACGCCCTTGAGGAAATCGTCGCGATTAGTTCAGACCTACGGATTCAAGCCATGTCCTTCGAAATCATCGACACGTTTGAAGCGGAATTTTTCTGGGGGAAAGCGCAAGTTTTTATTCAAAAACTAAGAAGCCGGAGCTAACAATTGCTCGATTTGTTTTTGATCACTCGCCTCGACTAATGCATTCAAGAGATCATCGAGATCGCCATCCATAATCTGCGGCAGACTATATAGTGTGAGCCCAATGCGGTGGTCGGTGAGTCGATTCTGAGGGAAGTTGTAAGTCCGAATACGTTCCGAGCGGTCCCCGGAGCCGACTTGGCTCTTTCGATTCTCGGCGTACTTTTTGCGCTCACTTTCTTCCTTCTGTTGCAAAAGACGCGAACGAAGAACCTTGAGGGCCTTGGCTTTGTTTTTGATTTGAGAACGTTCGTCGGCACAAGTAAC from Verrucomicrobiota bacterium includes the following:
- the der gene encoding ribosome biogenesis GTPase Der, coding for MRIAIVGRPNVGKSRLFNRLVQKRVAIVHDQAGVTRDIIEAPLGEGIFLMDTGGVGVICDNLSSSVEHQVDLAIQQSDVIFFVVDGRAGVTALDQEIAQRLRTSGRKVFLVVNKIDSEKQRFFYDEFFQLGLGEPIAVSAEHGYGEEALRKIIRENNEHPSDLEAADIKFCLVGRPNVGKSSIANALLNEPRLIESPIAGTTRDAVRCRFQHQNYTLELIDTAGLRTKKKIDSSVEFFSTLRSRDAILEADVVVYIIDALTGITRQDQQRIRQIMNEHKCLLLVVNKWDLAREDLLGCTRTEFQKRFLEAIQAELPGQKSVIFTSAKNGNPNDLLKAIIELYKRAQQTISTGKLNRIVQNLLERQPPASVGKKRFKVYYLVCCQNFPFKFKLFCNKAELLNEPYKRYLENGIRNAFDLEGCPIVFEFLSKEPRYCLQET
- the nrdR gene encoding transcriptional regulator NrdR, whose translation is MKCPHCQYSDTKVTDTRVAPDQSSIRRRRKCPECGYKFSTLETLCPPELVVAKRNLQEEEFDSEKIASGLRKAIKADALSEKKIEHAMQQILNQIQGNHTTKITSEEIGQIVMQVLKETDPIAYLRFASIYKNFHETHEFEQEVKNLHPD
- a CDS encoding NAD(P)H-dependent glycerol-3-phosphate dehydrogenase, with the protein product MNIAILGAGAWGTAVALSSWRAHHTVTLITKNAQDAAEINTHHENITFFPGIEIPEAITVTHRYNELKACDVLFLVCPSAAIDDVGKHIQEAGLPASVPIISFCKGLPGETWELPSMYIARRFPNNPFGVLSGPSYAREVALGLPTTVVLASKNPDCQNLAFHFPNMTILPSADVIGVELGGCLKNIYAIGAGIFDGLQLGMNAKCSYMMTCLQEMIMIGQKLGAQTETFYGPSGIGDFLATCSGSWSRNRTFGESLIQDYDPHKLFTQSVAAIEGYRSVKTFHHIFEEKSISAPVVNALYQILYGGTIQDVADIKRTILAAVFPS
- the dxs gene encoding 1-deoxy-D-xylulose-5-phosphate synthase, which translates into the protein MTLSTSFSYLRAQARQIRQQIETVTRRNGGHLASNLGIVELTLALHKVFQSPRDQIIFDVSHQCYAHKLLTGREALFPTLRQTGGLSGFTSPSESIHDHFFCGHAGTALSLALGLAKARDLHKDDDHVIAVLGDASLTNGLTLEALNNVGSTKLIIVINDNGYAIAPNVGFIARYLKGLILSTPYNRTKTWLKNALRKIWVGKQIIHGLSALKRAIKALVLPSSFFEYYGLRYIGPIDGHNLEELVDVLEFCKQETKPVLLHVKTQKGYGGQQTVTPEEHSISPIPTQGYSQTLGHTLCQLTKKNKKIVAITAAMSTGTGLQEFQQKFPQNFFDVGIAEGHAVTFTAGLAKMGLIPVCAIYSTFLQRAFDNIFHDVALQNLPVIFAIDRAGLCPQEGPTHHGLFDLAWLSAVPNLIIMQPSDTEELAMMLTAAITWSRPCAIRYPRTTVTKPKQHMPIQIGRSEILQEGQRIALIALGEKVGMAQEVAQKLFCDCTIINARFVKPLDEALLRHCAEKHDYLYTLEDHVVTSGFGSAVASFFQQNQIPVRLHCFAWPDQFLPHATNDADLLTKYHLTTDDIVEKIHQDLRS
- the tpiA gene encoding triose-phosphate isomerase, encoding MTKLIVGNWKMNKTSTEAAQLVQELLKIPSGVSVAICPPFTALDRCAQLLKGTPIALGAQNVYCQEKGAFTGEIAPNMLTDLGVQYVIIGHSERRSLFFETDELVNQKVKLAQQHQLIPIICVGESLEEREQNQTLVVIERQVTAALKDVTNSNLVIAYEPIWAIGTGKTATPEIAQEVHHVIRQLLSKHFNDNTIHILYGGSMKPNNAATLLAQPDITGGLIGGASLVADDFLEIIRQAA
- a CDS encoding HIT domain-containing protein, which codes for MNYLHAYWRVLYIDTPQKSKGNPFLEILNNPDERTSLLLFRTSLSFVVLNRYPYNAGHLLVLPQREIGELSALSPEEQTDFFQTIIRSEQMLQKALTPDGINIGMNLGHAAGAGIPQHLHCHLVPRWDGDTNFMPVIADTKVLPIALEHMWEKLRTFL
- a CDS encoding acyl carrier protein, with product MAKSKEEVRELVRKIIGEIAPDEDVSGLKPDVPLREQLDLDSMDFLDIVMELRKQYSIEVPEADYPQLESLDSCANYLVEKFH
- the tgt gene encoding tRNA guanosine(34) transglycosylase Tgt, whose amino-acid sequence is MPYPGFQFEVTHRDSHTHARCGRLTTPHGVLKTPAFIFCATKGAMKSLTMQQMRESGAEIILSNTYHLYLQPGPDFVQKRGGLHKMMGWDGPMLTDSGGFQIFSLGHGGVANEIKGHRHCSIPKTLLKIDEHGAGFRSYIDGQKKILTPELSIEIQQKLGADLILVLDECTPFHVERRYTEQSMERSHRWAIRSREQFQKSPTPQGLYGIIQGGIYEDLRKRSTQFIAEQDFFGQAIGGSLGGDRQQMYDVVDKTCSMMHPHRPTHLLGIGGIRDLWHGVAQGIDTFDCVHPTRLARHGGALLYPEMAEGKEFISLKNARFAEDTEPVDPTCSCYCCKNFTRAYIHYLFKARELLGGQLLAIHNVAFMMRLVREIRDAIRDGNFREKGRLRGML